A window from Pseudomonas alloputida encodes these proteins:
- a CDS encoding P1 family peptidase produces the protein MKPRARDLNIQFGQLQPGPLNAITDVPGVRVGHSNVRGRTANGRDILTGVTIIEPRVGSTSQQPCFAGVHVLNGNGDATGLEWIREAGLLTSPIAFTNTHSLGVVRDALIVLDREQQPDDGRIYWNMPVVLETYDGLLNDINGFHVKHEHVAEALSNAVIGPVIEGAVGGGSGMICHEFKGGIGTASRRLSSTQGSWTVGAIVQANHGIRNELRVDGYPVGRYMEQADSPFLKASLPHPGMGSIVVCLATDAPLLPHQCTRLAQRASIGLARTGGGNEDHSGDIFIAFSTGNHVPPAAYESKRAPTTDNLSMVNNDHISELFLAATEAVEEAIINALLAADTAEGNGHAVPGLDCETLLKALHQAGWPGAANG, from the coding sequence ATGAAGCCACGTGCCCGCGACCTGAATATTCAGTTCGGCCAACTGCAACCCGGTCCCCTCAATGCCATCACCGATGTGCCGGGCGTTCGGGTCGGTCACAGCAATGTGCGAGGACGCACCGCCAACGGCCGCGACATCCTGACTGGGGTAACAATCATCGAGCCGCGTGTCGGTTCCACCAGCCAGCAACCGTGCTTTGCCGGCGTCCATGTGTTGAATGGCAACGGCGACGCAACCGGTCTGGAGTGGATTCGCGAAGCGGGTCTTTTGACCAGTCCCATCGCCTTCACCAACACCCACAGCCTGGGTGTGGTGCGTGATGCACTGATTGTGCTGGACCGTGAACAACAACCGGATGACGGCCGTATCTACTGGAACATGCCGGTGGTGCTGGAGACCTATGACGGGCTGCTCAACGACATCAACGGTTTTCATGTGAAGCACGAGCATGTGGCCGAAGCCCTGAGTAATGCTGTAATTGGGCCCGTTATCGAGGGCGCGGTCGGTGGTGGCAGCGGCATGATCTGCCACGAATTCAAGGGCGGTATCGGCACCGCATCGCGGCGCCTGAGTAGCACTCAGGGCAGCTGGACTGTTGGCGCCATTGTCCAGGCGAACCACGGCATCCGTAACGAACTGCGCGTCGACGGCTATCCGGTGGGACGCTACATGGAACAGGCTGACTCCCCGTTCCTCAAGGCTTCGCTGCCGCACCCCGGCATGGGCTCGATAGTCGTTTGCCTGGCCACCGATGCGCCGTTGCTGCCACACCAATGTACGCGCCTGGCACAACGCGCCAGCATCGGTCTCGCCCGCACCGGTGGTGGTAACGAAGACCACAGCGGTGACATTTTCATCGCCTTTTCCACCGGTAATCATGTGCCGCCGGCAGCTTACGAAAGTAAGCGCGCGCCGACCACCGACAACCTTAGCATGGTCAACAACGACCATATCAGCGAGTTGTTTCTTGCCGCCACCGAAGCGGTGGAAGAAGCCATCATCAACGCCTTACTAGCCGCTGACACCGCCGAAGGCAACGGCCATGCAGTACCGGGACTGGATTGTGAGACGCTGCTCAAAGCCTTGCATCAGGCCGGCTGGCCGGGAGCGGCGAATGGTTAA
- a CDS encoding polyamine ABC transporter substrate-binding protein — MKRIRYMQFALVSLFSFGVVCAEAGDAQKPSVHIYNWYDYIAPNTVKDFQKEAGVSVVYDVFDNSEVMQSKLMAGRSGYDVVVASADLLPNLIKAGVLKRLDRSKLPNWSHLDPDVLAKLQSNDPGNSYAAPYLWGTTGIGYDADKVKSLLGPDAPVNSWDLIFKEENLAKLRQCGVAMLDAPGEVIPIALHYLGLPYNSHNPDDYKKAQELLLKLRPHIAYFDSSRFISDLANGNVCVVLGWAGGVSDAQKASELAGNHRNLVYSIPREGAPVWVESMVQLNDAPNPEQGLAFINYMLRPEVIAESSNYLSYPNANKDATALVEKKIRDNPGVYPSKDVLSTLFPLEPLPLKLERIRTRAWNTVKTGN, encoded by the coding sequence ATGAAACGGATTCGTTACATGCAATTCGCGCTGGTCTCTCTGTTCAGTTTTGGCGTGGTTTGCGCCGAGGCCGGTGACGCTCAAAAGCCAAGTGTCCATATCTACAACTGGTATGACTACATTGCCCCGAACACCGTGAAAGACTTCCAGAAAGAAGCAGGCGTCAGCGTGGTGTACGACGTGTTCGACAACAGTGAGGTCATGCAAAGCAAACTGATGGCTGGCCGCAGTGGTTATGACGTTGTGGTTGCCAGTGCCGACCTGCTACCGAACCTGATCAAAGCCGGTGTGCTGAAACGACTGGATCGCTCCAAGTTACCCAACTGGTCCCATCTCGATCCCGACGTCCTCGCCAAGTTGCAGAGCAATGATCCCGGAAACAGCTACGCGGCCCCTTATTTGTGGGGGACCACTGGCATCGGCTATGACGCGGACAAGGTTAAGTCATTACTCGGCCCCGATGCGCCAGTCAATTCCTGGGACTTGATTTTCAAGGAAGAAAATCTAGCCAAACTCCGTCAATGCGGTGTGGCCATGCTGGACGCGCCTGGCGAGGTTATTCCCATCGCACTGCACTACCTTGGACTGCCATACAACAGCCATAACCCGGACGATTACAAAAAAGCTCAGGAACTGCTGCTGAAGCTACGCCCCCATATTGCCTACTTCGATTCTTCCAGGTTCATCTCTGATCTCGCCAATGGCAACGTCTGCGTCGTGCTGGGCTGGGCGGGCGGTGTCTCCGACGCGCAGAAAGCCTCCGAGCTGGCTGGCAACCATCGAAACCTTGTCTACAGCATTCCACGCGAAGGTGCCCCGGTGTGGGTGGAAAGTATGGTGCAGCTCAACGATGCGCCGAACCCGGAGCAAGGGTTGGCCTTCATCAACTACATGTTGCGCCCCGAAGTCATTGCTGAGTCATCCAACTACCTGAGCTATCCGAACGCGAACAAGGATGCCACTGCGCTTGTAGAGAAGAAGATCCGCGACAATCCTGGGGTATATCCGTCCAAGGATGTGCTGTCCACGCTTTTCCCCCTGGAGCCACTGCCGCTGAAGCTGGAGCGCATTCGGACCCGTGCGTGGAACACGGTCAAGACCGGCAATTAA